A stretch of Hypomesus transpacificus isolate Combined female chromosome 7, fHypTra1, whole genome shotgun sequence DNA encodes these proteins:
- the LOC124469484 gene encoding rho GTPase-activating protein 8-like yields the protein MLKSLQTSTMISTTDLEQLAEIELLRDEEEEDEEEQSDAGPPPGLPPRGSFSQDATHPYYDVARHGILQVTGDDNYGRKLVIFSSCCMPPSHQLNHHRLLEYLKYTLDQYVESDYTVVYFHYGLRSSNKPSLRWLRDAYREFDRKYKKNLKALYVVHPTNFIRIIWNIFKPLISHKFGKKLTYVNYLAELRDHLNCDQLIVPPDVLRHDEKLRAAQKGGPPPSVRSPPPRPPLPTQQFGVSLQYIREKNRHVMIPLVMSQTVTYLKQKGLQTEGIFRRSARVQLIKDIQKLYNLGKPVSFEEYEDVHVPAVILKTFLRELPEPLLTFPLYGSLQDIIRVETSLRVTTCMQIVGNLPEHNYIVLKYLTCFLHMVSQESIHNKMSPSNLACVFGVNLARPPQGSMSLTALTPLNIFTELLIEHYPTVFGSRCPPGQVTP from the exons aaCTCCTGagggacgaggaagaggaggatgaggaggagcagagtgacGCCGGGCCGCCTCCCGGTTTGCCCCCCCGAGGCAGCTTCAGCCAGGACGCCACTCATCCGTACTACGACGTGGCTCGCCACGGCATCCTCCAGGTCACAG gggaTGACAATTATGGCAGGAAGCTGGTAATCTTCAGTAGCTGCTGCATGCCTCCGTCCCACCAGCTTAACCACCATCGCCTGCTAGA GTACCTGAAGTACACCCTGGACCAGTACGTGGAGAGCGACTACACCGTAGTGTACTTCCACTACGGCCTGCGCAGCAGCAACAAGCCCTCGCTGCGCTGGCTCCGGGACGCCTACAGGGAGTTTGACAGGAA GTACAAGAAGAACCTGAAAGCGCTGTATGTCGTCCACCCGACGAACTTCATCCGAATCATTTGGAACATATTCAAACCACTCATAAG ccaCAAATTCGGGAAGAAGCTGACGTATGTCAACTACTTGGCGGAGCTCCGGGACCACCTCAACTGCGATCAGCTCATCGTCCCCCCTGACGTCCTCAG GCACGACGAGAAGCTGCGGGCCGCTCAGAAGGGAGGCCCCCCGCCCTCGGTGAGGTCCCCCCCGCCGCGGCCCCCACTGCCCACCCAGCAGTTTGGCGTCAGCCTGCAGTA CATTAGGGAGAAGAACCGCCACGTCATGATCCCTCTCGTGATGTCCCAGACCGTCACCTACCTGAAACAGAAAG ggctCCAGACAGAGGGCATCTTCAGGAGGTCGGCTCGTGTGCAGCTCATCAAGGACATCCAGAAGCTCTACAACCTAG ggaAGCCGGTGAGCTTTGAGGAGTACGAGGACGTCCACGTGCCGGCCGTCATCCTCAAGACCTTCCTCAGGGAGCTGCCCGAGCCCCTGCTCACCTTCCCACTGTACGGCTCGCTGCAGGACATCATcc GAGTGGAGACCAGTCTGAGAGTGACCACATGCATGCAGATCGTGGGGAACCTTCCAGAACATAACTACATCGTCCTAAAGTACCTAACATGCTTCCTTCACATG GTGTCCCAGGAGAGCATCCACAACAAGATGAGCCCCTCCAacctggcctgtgtgtttggggtgaACCTGGCCCGCCCCCCCCAGGGCTCCATGTCCCTGACCGCCCTCACGCCCCTCAACATCTTCACCGAGCTCCTCATCGAGCACTACCCCACCGTGTTTGGCTCCCGCTGCCCCCCTGGACAGGTTACGCCCTGA